CCGTATTCCGCGAGCAGGTCGTAGGAGTCGCCATCGACATCTGAGCTGAGCGAATACTGATCGTAGCCCGAGGCGTAGGCCTCGAAGTCCGAGTAGATGTAGCGATAAATGTATTCACGCAGACGCCAGACGCGGGTGTAGATCGCCGGTGGATCAACGGAGCCACATTCGTAACCAAAACTGGTAATGCCAGCCACGACCCATTCGTTGTCGATTGGTCTTTGAACGAGTAAGGGTCCGCCGCTGTCTGAGACGCAGGTGTCAACCTGGCCGTTATTGCCAAGTGCTGGCATCATGCGATCGGTCAAAGTGTAGAACCAGGCCTCGTTTGCTTGCTCGTAATTGAGAATCTCAATGTCGCCTTCCTGAAGTTGCGTCGGCCAGCTTGCCGGAGTCATTGTATATTGTCCCCAGCCAATGATGCGCGCCAGCGTGCCCTCGACCTGCCAATCCTCGTCGTCGGCAATGCCAATGGGTTCGATATCGGTGACGGGTGTTGCTAACCGCAGTAAGGCAATGTCGTAGTCTAACTCCTCATCGTCGTAGTTCGGATGAATGATGATTTGGCTGACATTCACGCGACGACCGCCGAAATCAAGGTTGTCGGTTCCAACCAGCACATTCATGGATGACGTGCTTTCGCCTCCCATGCAATGGGCCGCCGTGAGCACATAGTAGGGGTGGATGAGCACGCCGCCGCAAAATTGGGCCTGGTAGTTATCCGGATTTTGGCGCTCCATGATGCCGACCATCCACGGGTATTCGCCCGGCGTGGCATCTTTGCCGCCGACAATTTTCGGCATGATCTGGATATCATCCAAGCCCGAAGTGTCCTGCGCCGCGAGGGGCAGGGAAATCATCAGGGCAAGTGACAGGATTGCGCGCACGAGTTAAGAAGGATTAACCGGCGCGCCTATTCCCGCCATTGGATTGCACTGGGCTACGGACCGGCGCGACGCCATTCGTGCTTGCGCTGCCAGAGCAGGCGGTCTGCGGCCAGCGGACCCCAGGATCCGGAGGCGTATTCTTCGAGCCCCTTGCGGCCGCATTCGGCCCAGTGCTCGAGCACGGGTGTGTAAAGCTTCCAGGAGGTCTCGGTCTCGTCACCACGGATGAAGAGCGTGGAGTCGCCGACCATCGCATCGAGGATCAGGCGCTCGTAGGCTTCCGGGGTGTTCGAGCCAAAAGTGGTCGCGTAGCGGAAGTGCATCTTCACCGGCTGGGTGCGTGTTTCCAGACCGGGGATCTTGGAATTCATCAGCAGGGTGACGCCCTCGTCCGGCTGGATCTGGATGACGAGTGTGTTCGAGGCCAAGTCGAAGCGCGAAGGGTCGCTGAACAGGCTGCCCGAGGGCTGCTTGAACTGAATGGCGATCTCTGACACACGGCGAGCCAGGCGCTTGCCGCTGCGCAGGTAAAAGGGGACGCCCTGCCAGCGCCAGTTGTCGATGGACATGCGTAGCGCGGCGAAGGTTTCCGTGTAGGAAGTGTCCGGGATGTCCTTTTCCTGCATGTAGCCGGGGACGCGTTCGCCGTCGATGAGGCCTTCGCTGTATTGCGCGCGGACGACATCGCCATCGGGGCCGGTTTTCATCGGCTGGATGGCCTTGAGCAGTTTCACCTTCTCGTCGCGAATGTCCTCGGCAGAGAGGGAGACGGGCGGCTCCATCGCGGTCAGGGCGAGGAGCTGCATGGTGTGGTTTTGCAGCATGTCTCGGGTCGCGCCGGACTGGTCGTAGTAACCGCCGCGCGTGCCCACGCCGAGGCTTTCGGCCACGGTGATCTGCACGCACTCCACGTAGTTGCGGTTCCAGAGGGGTTCGAAAATGCTGTTGGCAAAGCGCAGCACCATCAAATCCTGGACGGTTTCTTTGCCCAAGTAGTGGTCGATGCGGTAGACCTGCTTTTCGTCAAATTGGTTGGTGATGATCTGGTTGAGCTCACGCGCGGTCGCAAGGTCGCGGCCAAAGGGCTTTTCGATGACGACCTTGGAGGCCAGGTCTGTGCCTTCGCCGTGTTTGGCCAGGCCGCTGGCACCGAGGTTTTCCAGAATCGGCTTAAAGACGCTTGGCGGCGTCGAAATGTAGAACATGAACTGCACGTCGCGGCCGAGTTCCTTCTCGATGCCGAGCATCTTCTCGCGCAGGTCCTCGAAGGCCTTTAGCTCGTCGTAACCGCCGGCGTGGTAGGCAATGTTCGGGCGCAGGTGTTGGAATAGATCGTCGTTGAGCGGACGGCGGGAGAATTTCTTCAGCGCGTCCTCGGCGTCGTTGCGGAAGTCTTCGTCGGGGATGGGCTTGCGGCCATAGCCGATCAGGTGGAAGTCGCGCGGGAGCAGATTGTCGAGGCCCAGATTGTAAAGCGCCGGGATCAGCTTGCGGGCAGTGAGGTCACCCGATGCGCCAAAAATGACGATCACCGTGGGCGGGGCACCGCGGTGCTTGCTCAGGCCTTGCAGAAAAGGGTGACGTTCGGAAGCGTCCGTATTTAACATAGTGAGTGGTATTTCAGATGAAGCTGTCTGGAAACAGCGAAACGTTCTCGTAGTGATGAATAGTCAATTCGTCGTCGTTGCCAAGCCTGACTTCGACAATATCAAATCTAAAATGTGCCGGTCGGGGGCGTTGTTGGCGCAAAAAGGCACGGCAGGCGCGCAGGAGACAGGCTTTTTTCTTCGCCGTCACACTGTGGTAACCGCTGACTTTGGCGCTGGCATTGCGGCTGCGCACTTCGACAAAGACAAACGTGGCCCCGTCGAGCGCGATGATGTCCAACTCGTCTTTGCCCGCCCGCCAGTTGCGGTGAAGGATGCGCAACCCCTTCTTTTTCAGGAGCTGTGCGGCCTTCTTTTCACCCAGCTGCCCACGCGCCGCCCGCTCGTTGGGAGCGTCCTTGGGCGTGATGAGCTGTCGCAGGCGTTGCAGCATAAAAAGTGATCATCTGACGGTTACCAAGCCGCTGACAAGGTCAAGTCGACGGCGTCGTCAGCAATGTTTTTCATGGGTGCGATGAGATTGATTTATGCCTCGTCGTTTAGGTTGCGTAAACCATTTTATGTGATGGAGCGTGGGGAAATTTATCGCGGGGGAGGGACGCGTGCGCCAAGAGCACTTTTTTGGCAAGAATCGTCCACAAATGCTTGTCGTCGGGTGGGTTATTGGGCTAGGCTATTATATATGACCACCGCCGAACCGCCTACTATTTTTGATGTGTTGCCCGGCCAGCAAATGCCGGTCTCCGAGGTTTCCCCGATGCTCTCCAGCATGTGGAGCTCCCAGTTCGATCCCAAGCTGGGTGCCGCGAGTGAATTTCGCGCTTCGCAGATGAACATCATCCTGCACCTGGGACTGAAAACCTCGCCCGAGGAGGCCA
This is a stretch of genomic DNA from Cerasicoccus sp. TK19100. It encodes these proteins:
- the zwf gene encoding glucose-6-phosphate dehydrogenase; the protein is MLNTDASERHPFLQGLSKHRGAPPTVIVIFGASGDLTARKLIPALYNLGLDNLLPRDFHLIGYGRKPIPDEDFRNDAEDALKKFSRRPLNDDLFQHLRPNIAYHAGGYDELKAFEDLREKMLGIEKELGRDVQFMFYISTPPSVFKPILENLGASGLAKHGEGTDLASKVVIEKPFGRDLATARELNQIITNQFDEKQVYRIDHYLGKETVQDLMVLRFANSIFEPLWNRNYVECVQITVAESLGVGTRGGYYDQSGATRDMLQNHTMQLLALTAMEPPVSLSAEDIRDEKVKLLKAIQPMKTGPDGDVVRAQYSEGLIDGERVPGYMQEKDIPDTSYTETFAALRMSIDNWRWQGVPFYLRSGKRLARRVSEIAIQFKQPSGSLFSDPSRFDLASNTLVIQIQPDEGVTLLMNSKIPGLETRTQPVKMHFRYATTFGSNTPEAYERLILDAMVGDSTLFIRGDETETSWKLYTPVLEHWAECGRKGLEEYASGSWGPLAADRLLWQRKHEWRRAGP
- a CDS encoding serine protease; the encoded protein is MISLPLAAQDTSGLDDIQIMPKIVGGKDATPGEYPWMVGIMERQNPDNYQAQFCGGVLIHPYYVLTAAHCMGGESTSSMNVLVGTDNLDFGGRRVNVSQIIIHPNYDDEELDYDIALLRLATPVTDIEPIGIADDEDWQVEGTLARIIGWGQYTMTPASWPTQLQEGDIEILNYEQANEAWFYTLTDRMMPALGNNGQVDTCVSDSGGPLLVQRPIDNEWVVAGITSFGYECGSVDPPAIYTRVWRLREYIYRYIYSDFEAYASGYDQYSLSSDVDGDSYDLLAEYGFNMDPDDGTLEGIPTSGTVLIDGEPYATIQFNRRRFMDDFAFTLYQAPTPTGPWEEIALGAQTISTTIVDATTESVQARAAAPIGEAAFLRLELEPTGAL
- a CDS encoding YraN family protein; translated protein: MLQRLRQLITPKDAPNERAARGQLGEKKAAQLLKKKGLRILHRNWRAGKDELDIIALDGATFVFVEVRSRNASAKVSGYHSVTAKKKACLLRACRAFLRQQRPRPAHFRFDIVEVRLGNDDELTIHHYENVSLFPDSFI